In Etheostoma cragini isolate CJK2018 chromosome 19, CSU_Ecrag_1.0, whole genome shotgun sequence, the genomic window TCGCTCCTGTGCAGCTGCCCTGTCCAAGACCTGCAGCCCAGTGTGACTCCATGCAGAGACACAACATGTGAGCTGCCTGACCCCCCACTGTAAACACATAtttgtcatcatcatcttttTAATGATGACctgaacatttacattttactgtgtgtgtgtgtacctcatGCACAAACCCTTTTAATAACATCACTTCCTAGATCACTTCACTAACAAGCAATTAGGGCTGTAATCCTTTTCCTTCCACAGGTAGGTTTGAGTTAGCTGAGGAGACTAAAATGTTCGTTGGAGAATATACAGTTGGTGTAATCTTATCCAGAAAAGGgttcagatagatagatagatagatagatagatagatagatagatcaatatttattgatcccaagaaaaataggaaataaCGGTGTTATTTACATGACATTCTGTGGTAAAGGTagattttagtttagtttgtgcTGTTTTCATGTGGTGTTTGAAtaatcagaaaatgtgtttcacGGAAAATTCACGGAATTGCTTCCTCGTGTCGTAACATTAGCTGCAAATTAGGGCACACCTTGAAGGAGGTTGGCACTCTCTAAGTGTCCTTCTAGTTTGAATTTCTTGCACTGCTACAGTGATGCCATGGGACATTCGAACAGAGAGCCAATCTGCAAAGAAAAGGAGGCTGAAGAGAGaggcacagagggagagagaggcagaaaggaGGCTGGACAGAGAGAAATACAACATGATAGACCAATACCTCCTCAGTGGAGATGAACAGGTACACAAAAGAGCAATGTACTGTACCAAGGCAGGAAAAGCcatataaacctttttttatctgCAATGTTTAAGGCACTGTGTATTTTGCACTTAAGTTTTAAATTGATTcaggtcttttttattttatataatatcaGCATTGAGTAAAACAATGTTACTCTTTCACTACATTGGCAGTAGTTCTTGCATCACTGACGCCTACTTTCCACACCTTTATTTTGTAGGTGGTGGTGTGCTCTTATTTTGCTCACCACCTCAATGTCTTCAGCGTGGTTTCGCAGGAACACCTGCACAGCCTGGGGGAGAAAACATCACTGCTGAGCCTCCACATTGCAGCTATTACCTACACTGGCAGTCACCTGGTGCTGACCAGCTACAACCATGAGCAGAGGATGCCCCACATCACCCTGTGGGACCTGTGCAAAGGAGTGGTGGGTTCCTACTGTTTGTTACAGTTTGCCTGAACTACGCTCTTAAATGTTCCATTTTAAGtttaacacttttaaataaTAACCATTTTTGGCGATTTGTGCTAGCGTTGAGGCAGGGGCAGAGCAAGATGTAAACATTCAGGGCTCAGCCCAAACCTAGCGGGCGTCCATTTACGGCCGCTGCTTGCACTATTTTTCAAGCCGTTTGATAATAGAATGCCTAAAAATCTGTACATCGCTTGTGAAAAACATGCTAGATGACCTCCTGTTTGGTATCTAATTGTTCTCCAACTGTGTTCCTCCACAAATGTTGAGGATGGCTCACTTCACTCTGAAAAGTGGCAAAAACTTTGTGATGTTACTAGTGTAAAGACACACTTTCCCATTCACTTAATTgagaaagtgtgtccaaacttttgactggtactgtaggTAGGGAATGAATTTGGTTTAAACAGCATTACTAATCTTGATATGAAGGCAATATTACCGAAGTAACAGAACTTCTGCTCCATTGACTTTGTGATCCAGTCAGAGAGACTGAGGGGAAATGACCCAAGATtacaaagttattttaaaaaccttCAACATTTAGGGCTGGAGCCCCAGACCCCCTCGCTCCTCCCCTCTTCTGTggttgattttatttgttatagCTCTCAAATTCTTTTAGGTGACAAAAAGACTGTGGAATGAAGCTGGAGTTTGCTGCATAGCTATCACAGACAATGCAGACAGAGTTGTCTTTGGGGTCAGAGGAAGCAACAGgtaaatgttttcagatttcCTGAGTGAATGCTACTGTGTAGTCATCCCTTTAACGCTGTGTCCTaccattgttatgcagatgacacccaGTCGTGTCTTGTTTAGTGCTAAATCCCTGCAATTCCGCTGAACACTGAAAAGACCTCGGACCACTGACGTCTAACTTAAAACACTCATAGCCTGACaattatgtgttgtttttgcttaaaCCAGTTCCTTAAACACATTGTTGGAAAAcgtaatgttaaaaatgtaaataaggcTGGGGACAGTCTTGCTTGCCGATTTAATATCTGAATAGACGTGAAAATAGATGTTTTGAGCGTGAAAGTTCATTCTCAACCTTgaaaatattccaaaaaaaataaaaaaccatAGTAACCCTAGGTCCACTTACTTGCTTTTTCTGGAGCATTTGACTGCATCTTACAGTTTTCTTTAATGACAACTTAGCTATCTTTGAGAAAAGTAAGCAAACTCCACTCGCCAATAAAGAATAAGATGTTATTTTCCATCAGCGTATGCCATACACACTAAGCTTTAGTAATTTGGTTAACTGATTAATATTTACGAAACTTGTCAAAACCTCTAGGTGgttctttcattttaaatcttGGAGGAGTGTTTATAGAGGAGTCCTGTGTCAAACACTATTTTTCTTAAATAGTAATGTAGTGCATCTTCATTAAGTCATTTGCATTCATTCAACCAATGACCTACTACTTTAAAGGAGAGGGATGAGGGCTCCCTATTGGGTTCATTCAGCCCTGCTGTCAGTCTTTGTGTAACTTTTCGCACCACAGTCAAAACACCTACTGTTGTCTGAAATGCTAATGATAAGCATGCTGCCATTGGGTTCCACTAGCAATTTGCTGGCAAGACAAATCCCATAGTGAATTCTGTActgagttttaaatgtttggatGAAAACATGCTATCCCATTTTGAATAATAAGAGTTGTGCCGGTTTGCTCTGACAGACTGAAGTTGTGGGACCCCTTCAAGAGAATTTATAGGAGCATCTGTGGCTATGGGAACCTCATGATAGAATACTCTAGTAAGCTTCATGTGACAGAGGGAGGAACCAGAGCCATCCTGCTGTCAGGTAGGTAGTCTCGTATTGTGGCTgaaccacagatacattctgggataggaagaaaaaaactctcttggttgtttgcatttctttaaaccaatcacaatcgtcttgggcagcgctTCTCTGTGACCgcagcgacggtggctctgcaaaatagtgtcaggaaggaacttgttttccCCAAAGAACAAAGCAGTTTCTTTAGAATTTGCTATTTTCAGCATGTTGCTTGCTAGCTCGAAGTTTGTGTTTGATGATTTGATGAGTGACTTTTCGAGCGGctacacacagagaggggaagGTGGCGGCAGGTgtcaattatcctggaaatgtacttttgttGATCAGGTGGGAAACAGAACTGAATGTTATTATTCAATTTATTCATTCCACTTTATTCATAGtgtcaaaacacaacagaagttatctcaggacacatTTCAACCATGAGCAACGGggataagaaaaaaaacctttaaaagctCCAAAGGAATGGAGGGATTTATTAGGGGTTTTAtttctcgtgtgtgtgtgtgtgtgtgtgtgtgtgtgtgtgtgtgtgtgtgtgtgtgtgtgtgtgtgtgtgtgtgtttgttttcacactCTGGTGCTATAAAACAACTGTTTTCTCAAGACTCTTTCACCTTAAGGTGCCATATTACAGCATGTTTTCACACTTTCAAGCAAGTGAAATCAGTGCAGTCCCAGGTAGAAAAGGGTTGGATTAAAAGAGGCTgacatacattttgatttaatcAAGCTGCCTACAGTATCTTTATGTGTTatgatgatttattatttttaaatattgttagaGTTGAAGTGACTAAAAGCTCGAAGGTGGTTATATGCCAACTTTCAGTTTACACCCGGCATCCTCTGAGCTAGCTGCTAGTGTCAGAAATTGATGAGACTCAATCGTTTGTCTGCAGCGTTCCACCACTCTGTTGGTATTGTTGAACCGCAAAAGCCCACTGTCTATTTTTCTAAAAATCAAAGTGGCATGTCTCCTTCAATTAAGTCATTTTGGGCTAAGTGTAAATACTACACACTTTTTATGTTAATATTCCAGGACAGCTGAGCCTGTGGGACCTGGAGGCGTGCAGCGTCCTGTCTGTGCTCTCCCTGGATGGACATGTCCGCTGTATGAAGCTGCTTCTCGGGTGCCAGATTTCTGTCCTGCTCGGCCTCAGCCACAGCCCTGCCCTCATCAGCGTCAGGTTAACATCCAGGACTGTGAGCTCAGCATCTCAAGTCTCTCAACACGGAGACCTGTTTGGAGAGTCCAGCagcagtgaggaagaggaggtgaaCTCTTGAAAATTCAGGGTTGTACAGCTTGTTTTTGCAATGATGATAAATGATGTGTATAACAAATGGTCTTTTTAACGCCACTGGGTGTCACATGACTTTCAGCCATGCCCTTTCCAACTTTCTGTCTCATTTAAAACACTGCTATTCAGTCACCATAAAGACTTTAGTGGGACTTGACTGTCAGAGATTGTTGTAGGATGGGGAGAGTGGGAATGGTTGCTAACAAAGGGATGGTGGGAAGTGTTGTCACGTCAGTTCCTTAAATTGGTGCATTAAAAagattgtaaaaataatatgtataatgAAGGGGAAGGCAGTCTAAGGTAGTGTCCACATTAAGGATCCACATTTGGAAGCCTGAGGGTAGAAGCTTCTTTCTGAGCCTCTCAATGCTGACCTGGTGTATCCGGTACCTATCTCCCCACATCAACAGGTAGAAAAGACTGTTACCCAGGTCCTTTAGAACTTTAATAATTCTCTAAGCATTAGTCTTGCAGCGCCTGGTGTAAGTATCCATTAGGCAGGGTAGGGCACTGCATATCGCACGTTACAAACCGCTCTTTGCAGGGTTTCAGTACCAGGAGTAGAAATTCCTCAGAATTTGTGGGGATACCTGGAATTTCCTCAGCCATCTCCATATGACAAGGCTTCCTTTTCACTAGGCCCTGTTCCCAACTTTAACCGTGTTTTGTGTCTGCGTAGTATAATGTTTCAGTTTATTTGATAAATTCGGACATAGGTTTGTTTAGTTGGTTTACGAGTTCATAGTATTTTTGTTCTGGTTCTGCGtgtgatgtggggggggggggggggggggggggggggtgatcaGCTGCTCTCCAGTTCAGTCAAAGCgagtgcatgcatgtttgaCTGATTAGATCAGGCTCGTCATTGATGagctgcgcctcgcctgtagaGGGGGCGAGTCCAGTCAGCAGCAGTTGGGGGCCGTCACAAAAATCCGCTGTCAACTGGGACAGATTACAGCTGTTTCCTgcagccttcaggctggacaggaagtcaCAGAGACCCTCACATCCTGTTAGGGCAGATGCCGAGAGAGTTTAAATGATCCATAATCTAAATGAATTTAGTCTCTGTGatttctaaacgtcactatcagccacatgTGTTCtatacagaataagcctttaaaacagacaaatagcaattagaACCCCTcccattcaaaaacaataaaaaatgtatatataacgTCATCATGTTTGgtcgattctgaaccaatcagatgaaaagcaactgcgctgcctCAAACATGCGGCTGCCTTGAACTCGTGAGGTTACTGTTgaccacgtgtgcatgacgtcagagcatgacaggatcaagtcggacacaaatctaaccggcagaaagtgcataaagggctgaaaattattttcatgtgatgcattttcacgggggtgatacatgtcctatgaatgaaattgtagggaatctgctgatggtctagATTTtgtgatacttctggaatgttagaacATAAAGTATGCCAGTCGAGATCAAGGCCTGGGCAATCGCGAGACCAGATCCTCTCAAGaggaagggcagagcggccagataccaccaagaactgataaagcctagacgccataccacagtttttaggctgcataGTAAATAACTTCCCGAATACAATGAATGGCcaaaggcctctgccagggaACACCGTGTGCCTTGAGTGCCGCCCTTAACtgcaggtaaaagaaaaaagaggaactaGTAGATCGAAAGGGTTTTGAAAGTCAGAGAATGGTAGCCAACCTCACCAAAACTGTCTTTTAGACCACAAACTCTCCTTTGTTGCCGTTGTGGGGCTGTTATCTGCCTCCCACCAATCAAGAGTGATATAATATTGAATACAGGGGAGAAAGTGTGCCAGCCACAAGCTACACGGCAGTATGTTTTAGCTAATCTCCAAGTCCTGATAAGATgtgagataatggggccaaagcgttGTTGGCACTGTTAATCagaaacagattaaaaataaaaataataatgtgtattGTGAAAAACAATCTTGGCTAATATCTCAGCAGACTGTACTGGCTGGAGACAGGCCGGAGGAAACCTTGTTGCATGCTCTATGATgatggagaaaaacaactgaTTGGTAACCGAATGACTATACTTTGTTTTAATgattataaaaagacatttacacaaTAGTGATAGTGAACCAGTGAAAACATGAAGTCCACAAACATGACGTCCTATTCCAGTGTCCCATCAACAACCATCTCCTCAATTAAATATCTCTTGTAAACATAACAGGTTTAGGTTATTCTCTACAAGTCATTATTGTATAGATAAACTCTGATTTCAAATAATTGCGTACAATTCagaaagttaaaagaaaaaaagtttgtttcgGCAAAACTGAAGAAAATAGTCATCATTAGCCgggacagcttttttttttttttaattaggacCTTCTCCAGAATGAAAAGGGATAGCAAACCAAAAGAtgcttccattttttttctcaaaagtcaaaataaaaaaaaaaacaagtctcacaaaaagcaaaaacacttgGAGAAGATGGCAGCTTCAGGCTGATGGCTCTTGCAGCAGCTGGACTTCCTACAGTAAACGTATAGCCAGTGAGAACAATCAGTGATGTTACAGCACAAGTTCATTTACAACTTGTCCTTGATTCATAATAAGCGCTGCTACCAATGGTGTTGGATTGTGCTCTTCACAACATCACAAGTACTGTTTTCAACTACGGCTGATAGTCCTAACCTTCAGGCTGAAGACATCTTCCAGATGAATAAAGGGCGAATCAGGATGGGTCACTACCTTGACCTGCggtcttttctgtttttgtctagGCTTTTGTCCATAGTCTTTTCGTTGTCCCCTCTGCATTTGGGGCAGTACCACTTGCCTTTGGGCTTGTAGGTTAGCCCCACACATGAGAAGTGGAACCACTCGATGGGGCACTGGTCATTGTCGCAGCCGATCATCTCACCATATGACACCTGCTCGCACAGGCAGTAGGTGGGCTCGTTGGGGTCGATGGCGAAGTCAACCGGCGAGGCATCTCGCTCCTGTTTGGCCTTGCGCTTTTTCTTCTTCGCGGACTTGGACTTCTTCTCCCGGGGGGTAGGAATGGACAGCTCCTCCACCGGGTCGTCCACCAGAGAGCCGTTGGCCGATGGGTGGCTCGAGTCCCGGCTCTCGCTGTTGCGCTGGCGCCGTGGGCGGCGGGCCGAGGTGCGCTCCGGGGCCGGCGAGTCTTGGATGCTGGAGCGCCGCTCCGTAGAGACTCGCTCTGCCTCGCTGGGCTCCTGGAGGCAAAGGGAGTGGGAGTCCATCTGGCGGGAGCGGTTCTCCACCAGCTCAGTCATCTGGGTCACTACATGGATCTTCTCATCGCCCAGCTCCTGGCTGATGATGAGCGCTCTCTGCAGCTGGACCTGAAGGCGCTTTCTTTGAGCTCCATCCTGCTCACCTTTGTACTTCTCAAACACTTCATCCACCTCCTTCAGCACCTCTGAAAGGCAGGATACAAGGACAAGGAGTTTTACTCAAAATGACACTGACAATCATAAGAAATAGGAGATATAGTAATAATATTTTTATGAAGTAAGTCCCCATCTACTGTTTTTCGTTTTGGTCCTTGACTGTAATGTGTGAGCATCCTCTTGCAGAATGATGTGTGTGCGCGCAGAGTGTTTACACATCCATCTGCTGAAGAAGGAAGGTTTCTCTGTGCTCACCTAAAATCTTTAGTGTGGAAGTACCGGCAGGATTTTGTGACCAATCATGGTCCAGTATGCATTATACACGTGTGATGTGGAAACACAAAGATTCCAAGTCACAAACACTGAGAACAGACTTTTCCGTCAAATAGAGGACATCTTGTGCGCAgtgaaacattgaaaataaaaataaaaacagtagcATTTAAGTGATGATCACGtaactatgtaaaaaaaaaaaaaaaaaaaaaaaaaaacgagtcTAAATCAGTGAATAACGGCAACGTAATAAAAGGATGCCAACTGCTTTAAAACCTCTAAGTAGAAGGAGGAGGGCAGCGCCGCAGTGAGTTCCTGCCTTCAGGAAATGACGACGGTTAGACGTTGAAAGGGGTTGCCTAGAAGAGGAGCTATCCGGCTCTGCGTCTCACACTCGACGGCGCAGATCTGAGGTGCAAACGTCGTATGCAAGCCTTCAAAAATGTGTAATCTCGCTTTAAAACAATCCACATTGAACGTGTCCCTGTTTATTTAGGCATTTTAAATTATCTATCGACGGGGTCGTGGAACGGTATGGAGACTGTTTTTAGCCGCTGCTAACCCTGCGTCAACGTAAAGCATCGATGTGGGttgtttttagatttaaaaaacgACAGTATTTGTTCACCATGTTATCTAGCAAGGGTTCACACCTCAATGAACACAGTTTAATGTCTTCTACACGTCTGTGTTCTGCGTGCTGGACTTCGGCGTACATTAAACACACCAAGCATTGTTTAATACTATTAAACGCTTAGGTTTAATACATTGTTTCACTGCTTTTCGAACAATAATCCGCGGAAACACCGTGGTGGGCGGCAgtgtgtaacgttaacgttacctattgaaaaagttgaaattttaatattaaaaggtGCTAAATTTTGGATTATATTGATGCCGAATTTGCCTCAAGACATCAAGTATTTAATGCAGATCTTGTATCTGGCCATAATTTACGTGGACCTTTGCCGAGAGAAAGAAATATCGAATCAAAGAATTTTCTCATTGAGTTTGGTGTCACACACGATACAGCACGGAGTGTATCGGGGCTATGCTAACTGAATGTTGTCTGACTTGAATATCTAACAACTGGATCGTCAATGTATTTAACCATATTTCAGCTAGTCACATTACTGTTTATCGAAGTAACGTTACATGTGAACAAGGGGCGTTCGGTTTTTGCTAAATGGGAACACAATGCTCGCGCCTGCTCCACCATTTCAGGACACCCTGTAAGGTTGCAGTTCATGTTTGACATTTGTATAAACACAGTTGGAatgaatgataaaaaacaaatagacaCAATACCTTGATACTTGGCATCAATTTCTCGAAGCAGAGaaacatttctttgtatgtCCAGAGGCAGAGACTCCACACATTCCAGATAATCCTCCACATAGTTGACCAGTTGTTGCGACTTGTCGGCATTTGTATAATGATGGCCTAACATCGTCTCTACGGTGCATAGAGGCACTAAAATAATATAgaggaaatgtgaaaaaatatacTGTTAAAATCAAATGCTTGGCGACTTTGCAGCTAGTAGGGCAGTCCCAGGCAGCAGTTCACTTCAAACAAAACTCAAGCCACTGCGCATGCGGCAGTATTTTCCTTTTATGGTATTGGACAGTTTCCTCTCATGTGTCGTCACCAAAGGCGGACCCAATTGGGCTTGCAGCATCGGGATTGGCAGAGAGTCACCACATTATCATAACATTTTCCCGGGAAATTAAACCGATGGGGAAATGGAACACAGAGCTGCCATAGACGGAGACTAGATTTAAACTCTTTGTTTTATATAAGAGCAGAGTAACAGCAAAATTAAAGGCACAATTAgtcaatattttgtgtgtgtgttttgttcacattttatatgttttatgtagGATACTCAAACTTTTAACAGTAGAATTTATTGTTAGGAGCAAAAGCAGGTATAaatctttactttttaatttttgtttttttgcttttctatcTTATGTAGtaacaaattaaactaaaatatatcagaacaatacattttgtatatgTATTAAATGAGTCAAATCCATTGCATTTATGTGTATAGCACCACATCACAAGACAAGTTATCTCATGACACTTTTCATATAGAGCAAGTCTCGACCATATTTACATAGTTTTCAAGTGATTCCTTTATACACTTCCACAACGAAGAGGGATTTTAgagacattttgaaagaaagatTGGGAAAATGAAGCAGCAGTGGCTAATATATTGTGACTTTTAGTCCTTAGCATGGGGttaaactaactaaactaactaaGATTAAGCTCCAAAAAACCTggatcctacacttcccataatgcaaccaGTTTAGTGTGTTTCATAAGTTACTTACTGCCTTGCCTGATACATGTCTAGAACAGTTTTAGCAGTACCATCTTAGACAAAGACATTCAGAGCACTTCAAAAAGCATCTGCTGTACACACGGTCACAAGGCTGCGGTGTAAACAGGCCTGACTATGACAATAAACACGTTCCTTCCTTTCATATTCAAACTGTCActgtgaactgtgtgtgtgtgtgtgtgtgtctgggaaaatacatatttcctctttctgtgtcaCATGATGTCAGGGCATTTCCTGACATCATGTGACATAGAAATAACTAACTAGGCTACTACCACTACTATTACTGGTTCTATACTACTAATTACAACTAATACCACTACTGTAACGTTTACTACACTACTAATACTTCTACCACTTGTTGTACTAGTGGTACTAGTGGTCTattgtcttggacttgtctcccACTCGTTGGTAATGGCACTCAGACTTGTCCATTGATCTCCCCAAATATTCAAGTTGGTCTTGACCGTGTCTGTCACTTTACGCTTTTTGCTAAAGTATCTTCCTCCTTTAACATATCAGAAAACAGATATGataattattttagtgagaCCTACGGTAcgtttttgtaacatttttccATTGATAGTCCACAATGTGattgttacataaaaaaagactcaaatgtCATCTAAAATGTCAAGTTGCACTACAGCTTTATGGGACTTTAGTGACATTTCTATCGGCTTAAAGTAATGGCCTAATTTGATTCTACAGCGTTGTTACTCTGCACATGCTTTTtgattattacaaataataattcaaaatgttaatcTGAAAATAATAGATATCTCTTGCATCACAGAAATTATGAACAGGTAAGTATGTGGTCTTgaagaggatttttttcttcttttctggtCTCGGTCTTGACACTCTCTCGTCTGGACTCGCTCTTGACTCGActggtcctggtcttggacttgtcttggagtCAATAAAGTTAGTTTTGACTATAGCACTGGCTAATACTAAAAGCAGTACTTCTAACATCACTTCTACTAAAACTGTActacaggggtcttcaacgtttttacGCCATAGCTAAAAAAAGACGAAGCAGGGACCCTTTAGTAAATATAATGAATAAAATTGAGTTACATATAAAACTAGACCTacaataatgttctttttatggtgcatacaatactaggctattaacataataaaataataaaaatatttatacatcatgttttattgtttttgttactttgcagatttagattgttaacatgaaatataaatCAACAAATGCATTCTAATATATTTTTGTAGGTAGACTTGCCCAGCAGAAGCCTTCATAAAGTCATTGAAATGAGCGCTCCCTTTACCTGCTGCTAGTGATGCACACATTAATACATCCATTATTATAATCtagtaatatataatatatatttataattctGAAATGGAGCATACGTTTGGTACTTaaactatattttttaaataaagtaattttaattGGTAAGCCTTTGCTGAGGGCTAaagtaagattttgaatgccagacttttacttgtatcAGTCTTTTTACACTGAATTTGTGTATGTAAAGGATTATTCTTCAACAGCTATTATCAGTGTAGAAGTAGGCTACTATTACCAGTAGGCTAGTATAATTACTGCCTTAACTACTGCATTACTACAACtatcatactgtaaatgtatgtttgttggCACAAGAAAGCCCAACGCTACTGTCTTACTTCAGAAAATGTCAGTAATGTTGCTGCCGTGATAAGTTTATAATACTTAATGACACGGAACAGACATCACATGAACAAAGTAGCGGAGCAGGTCTGGTGTGGTGAGTATGTTATCTGGTCACTGCTTAGGTTTCGTTTCATTCTGGTGGGAAATAACTTGCAACCTTTCGCTCCATTTTTAGGCAATGACTTCCCTCCCTGCTGTCACATTACTTTCGTTTCCTGCATATTGTTATCAGATGACAAGTTTAAAAGAACCATTAGCACTTCAGAATCAACGTTAGCTTTTCCGGTTagtgctttcaaaataaaaccacttgtgcctttttcaaataaatgactCGTAACACCTTACTCCAGATTGTGGTAAATTAATAAGTGTAGGCTATTATTCCCATTCATCCCCTCTGTTTGTAATAAGTTGACCTATTCTTATCCTCACACTCATGTAACACCACTAACTGGTTAGAATTCCCACTTGACTGAGGAGATATCTTAACAACTAATAGTTTGGGTTTCATTAAAAAGGTATTGTcttttgtatgtatatgttatggaaaatatataaatatcttaAATCATCAAAATCCTGAATAACGTCAGATTTGTTGTGAACCCCATAAATTTGccatttaattaaaactttaaagtacAAGCCTTTATAACACCGTTATCCactcagaaaacacacagcaccTTTATATAACCGATTACAGTTTCAATTTGCAATGCACAGTTGGAGTAAATTTAAGGAGCAAATGAGTAAAAacattcagttcaattcaatttcatttatggtatcaaatcataacaagacttatctcaagacactttacagacgcAGAGGCAGGTtaagaccacactctataatttacaagaacccaacagttctagtagctCCCCCAACAGCTCCccgcgacagtggcgaggaaataCAAGTGTCTCATATACATAGCTTTCATTTGACTATATGGCAACATGTATTAGGAATATTATATTTTCCAGGGCCATTTGGCTACCCTTTCTACCATCCATCAGTCTAGTACAGAGGGGGTCCAGAGggggtgtatatatatataaatatatatatatagatagatagatagataccgTATGTAGAGTATATTTCTGAAAACATACATTAACAGGAAtccaacattttgtttgtaaagcttaatctttttttaatttacacaaCAGTGATAGCTAGGTAGCATACAAAGATATAGTTAAGCTTGCCAAGTTTATTgtgcaacaacattttaaacattagaTTTAGTAAAGGGCCCTgcttcatgtcttttttaagctgaggggtccttggcctaaaaatgTTTAGTGAAGACCCCTGGTCATGGAACAATGGTTTTCTTCCACAATTAGAGATGCtcttactttttaat contains:
- the ing2 gene encoding inhibitor of growth protein 2, whose translation is MLGHHYTNADKSQQLVNYVEDYLECVESLPLDIQRNVSLLREIDAKYQEVLKEVDEVFEKYKGEQDGAQRKRLQVQLQRALIISQELGDEKIHVVTQMTELVENRSRQMDSHSLCLQEPSEAERVSTERRSSIQDSPAPERTSARRPRRQRNSESRDSSHPSANGSLVDDPVEELSIPTPREKKSKSAKKKKRKAKQERDASPVDFAIDPNEPTYCLCEQVSYGEMIGCDNDQCPIEWFHFSCVGLTYKPKGKWYCPKCRGDNEKTMDKSLDKNRKDRRSR